One stretch of Paenibacillus sp. AN1007 DNA includes these proteins:
- a CDS encoding DUF6838 family protein, which yields MTTTQLTTAIAAKLSYHFIDIPIIPAYEAIPEDQGLSYRLITAKLTRERSDRFVQSHIFEIRWLDENSIPEGLPDKLFEALETIEVDGTPYRATELRWKAWGETPKLWVYYTMRTTKVSGSSGPMQQLEQRPTALKLT from the coding sequence ATGACCACAACTCAATTAACCACTGCTATCGCTGCAAAACTATCATATCATTTCATTGATATCCCAATCATTCCTGCCTATGAAGCCATCCCAGAAGATCAAGGTCTAAGCTACCGTCTAATCACAGCAAAACTCACTCGTGAACGCAGTGATCGGTTTGTTCAGTCTCATATCTTCGAGATCCGTTGGCTGGATGAGAACAGCATTCCAGAGGGATTGCCAGACAAGCTCTTTGAAGCACTGGAGACCATTGAAGTCGACGGAACACCTTATCGGGCAACGGAGCTGCGATGGAAAGCGTGGGGGGAGACACCCAAACTGTGGGTGTATTACACGATGCGAACCACCAAAGTGTCGGGGTCCTCCGGTCCAATGCAGCAGCTGGAACAACGGCCAACTGCTTTGAAATTAACATAA
- a CDS encoding tail fiber protein, translated as MPKETDRLKLPLPLGNENVTRESINRIFEKIDAGVATREAILISAGSDLNSYITEGEYYCPENATVETLANSPTGVAFHLTIEKHAGVVQTLTTFEPSDLQVFQRNYYFGWGSWKKVPTRDEIQQLQEELQNATIPPASLTEPGIVQLSNKTDGTSETVAATEKAVSAAFQAGVERKAEVVAALNSVGVSATTNESWDKLIPKLSSIILATGDVTSDDVIAGKTFSNANANGLTGTIPDRGTGGTVVPGVVDQIKAEGRYTTSIIIKGEPNLIAGNLPKDKTFFGVTGALERMTTSEKQSIANQITAKGVRATTSDSNAVLAQKISMIETTKYTRDSTYASEGRVSVSGIAFRPKMVKMYGRYANNDDRFTVCFLFDEAIHRVYGFITPDTSTDGTGMSGFGGTIRENKISSNGFSVTNYNWQYNQIFWEAWGY; from the coding sequence ATGCCAAAAGAAACGGATCGATTGAAATTACCTCTTCCCTTGGGGAACGAGAATGTGACCCGGGAGAGTATTAACAGGATTTTTGAAAAGATTGATGCTGGTGTGGCGACACGTGAAGCAATTCTTATATCTGCTGGCTCTGATCTTAATAGTTATATTACAGAAGGGGAGTATTATTGCCCGGAGAATGCCACGGTAGAAACTTTAGCTAATTCTCCAACAGGTGTAGCTTTTCATTTGACGATAGAAAAACATGCTGGTGTCGTCCAAACTCTAACAACTTTCGAGCCGAGTGACTTACAAGTTTTTCAACGCAACTACTATTTCGGATGGGGTTCGTGGAAAAAAGTACCTACAAGGGACGAAATTCAACAGCTGCAGGAGGAACTCCAAAACGCAACCATCCCGCCTGCATCATTGACTGAACCGGGGATAGTACAGCTGTCCAACAAGACCGACGGCACGTCCGAGACGGTGGCGGCGACGGAGAAGGCGGTGAGCGCAGCTTTTCAAGCTGGAGTTGAGCGAAAAGCGGAAGTGGTTGCCGCGCTTAACTCCGTCGGCGTATCAGCAACCACAAATGAATCATGGGATAAACTTATTCCCAAATTATCATCAATAATTCTTGCAACAGGAGATGTAACAAGTGATGACGTAATAGCTGGTAAAACGTTTAGCAATGCAAATGCAAATGGCTTAACGGGTACTATTCCTGATCGTGGAACTGGTGGAACAGTTGTACCAGGGGTTGTGGACCAAATTAAAGCGGAAGGACGATATACGACATCAATTATAATTAAAGGTGAGCCTAATCTTATAGCTGGGAATTTGCCTAAAGACAAAACATTTTTTGGTGTAACAGGGGCTTTAGAACGTATGACTACATCTGAAAAACAAAGCATAGCGAATCAGATAACAGCTAAAGGTGTACGGGCAACGACGAGTGATTCGAATGCCGTACTTGCCCAAAAAATCAGTATGATTGAAACTACAAAGTATACTCGAGATAGTACTTATGCCTCTGAGGGAAGAGTTAGTGTTAGTGGGATCGCATTCAGACCTAAAATGGTCAAAATGTATGGTCGTTATGCTAATAACGATGATAGATTCACTGTTTGTTTTCTCTTTGATGAAGCTATTCATCGCGTTTACGGTTTTATCACCCCAGATACGAGTACTGATGGTACTGGAATGTCTGGATTCGGAGGTACTATTCGAGAAAATAAAATAAGCAGTAATGGGTTTAGCGTTACTAACTACAATTGGCAATATAATCAGATTTTTTGGGAAGCTTGGGGCTATTAA
- a CDS encoding YmfQ family protein: MNAPSAVHAGLTSEKGREMFSYLPRYYETSRVMQADMQAKGAEIDMLYQALDETLEQFFVRTATWGLDFWEQELGIETDRLKPVEQRRAVVESKLRGAGKFSGRQVANVAEAYAGGKVDVNFQPEAWSFTVSFVDTMGIPPNIDDLKRAIDELKPAHMAVEYKYRYLVWDDLDKKQKTWDELDAASLTWNELEVWA; encoded by the coding sequence ATGAATGCTCCTTCTGCTGTACATGCTGGACTGACGAGTGAGAAGGGCCGGGAGATGTTCTCCTATTTGCCCCGGTACTATGAGACTTCCCGTGTCATGCAGGCCGATATGCAGGCCAAAGGTGCGGAGATAGATATGCTGTATCAGGCTCTGGACGAGACGCTGGAGCAGTTTTTTGTCCGTACGGCGACGTGGGGACTGGACTTTTGGGAGCAGGAGCTTGGCATAGAGACGGATCGTCTCAAACCTGTAGAGCAGCGGCGTGCTGTGGTAGAGTCGAAGCTGCGCGGGGCAGGCAAGTTTTCGGGCAGGCAGGTAGCTAACGTGGCTGAAGCGTATGCCGGGGGCAAGGTTGATGTCAATTTTCAGCCTGAAGCGTGGAGCTTTACGGTGAGCTTTGTAGATACCATGGGCATTCCGCCCAATATTGATGATCTGAAACGAGCCATTGATGAGCTGAAGCCGGCCCACATGGCTGTGGAATATAAATACCGTTATCTGGTCTGGGACGATCTGGACAAGAAGCAGAAAACTTGGGATGAACTTGATGCTGCGTCCCTGACGTGGAATGAACTGGAGGTGTGGGCGTAA
- a CDS encoding baseplate J/gp47 family protein, giving the protein MAEIPRYLEDQTEEQIMQRMLDRLPADLDKSEGSFLWDAEAPAAFMLSEAALWAQELLRRGFASTAASRDPNFRSEELDLRAGEHGITRRAAVAAQGTVKFTGEPGKVVPAGTVVATLADEVSGEASLEYETVSRVELGEDGVGTVGIRALAAGKESNVPAGTVTVLSTPVSGVTSVVNTDVIKGGADIEADTALLERFYAKVRNQGTSGNKAQYVQWASEVPGVGAARVIPLWQGPGTVGLYLLDTDKRAAGSDLVAAVQKYVDPTQDGQGEGAAPAGPVVTVMPAEEVPMNIQVKLTLASDAALADVRALIERGVTAYLKQLAFADPLVRYTRIAAILLDIPPIIDYSELTVNDVSDQNIEMTASQVAVLGTVDVYE; this is encoded by the coding sequence ATGGCTGAGATTCCGCGTTATTTGGAGGACCAGACGGAGGAACAGATCATGCAGCGTATGCTGGATCGTCTACCCGCGGATCTGGATAAGTCGGAAGGTTCGTTTTTGTGGGATGCAGAGGCTCCGGCAGCCTTTATGCTGTCCGAAGCAGCATTGTGGGCGCAGGAGCTGCTGCGGCGTGGATTTGCCAGCACGGCAGCAAGCCGTGATCCGAATTTTCGTTCGGAGGAGCTGGACTTGCGGGCGGGGGAACATGGCATTACACGCCGGGCGGCGGTCGCAGCACAGGGCACAGTGAAATTTACGGGTGAGCCGGGTAAAGTGGTGCCAGCAGGAACGGTGGTGGCTACACTTGCGGACGAAGTGTCTGGTGAAGCATCGCTGGAATATGAAACCGTGAGCCGTGTGGAGCTTGGTGAGGATGGTGTCGGGACTGTAGGCATAAGAGCACTCGCTGCCGGAAAAGAAAGCAATGTACCCGCAGGCACCGTAACCGTGCTGTCTACACCGGTAAGCGGCGTAACATCTGTGGTGAACACAGATGTGATTAAGGGCGGTGCGGACATCGAGGCAGATACCGCGCTGCTGGAGCGCTTTTATGCCAAAGTCCGCAACCAGGGAACAAGCGGCAACAAGGCACAGTATGTGCAGTGGGCCAGTGAAGTGCCGGGCGTCGGGGCAGCGCGGGTGATCCCGCTGTGGCAGGGGCCGGGTACGGTTGGACTGTATCTGCTGGACACGGACAAGCGTGCTGCAGGCTCAGATCTGGTGGCTGCAGTGCAAAAATATGTTGACCCGACGCAGGATGGACAGGGCGAAGGTGCTGCCCCGGCTGGACCTGTCGTGACGGTGATGCCGGCAGAGGAAGTGCCGATGAACATTCAGGTGAAGCTTACGCTGGCAAGTGATGCGGCGCTGGCAGATGTCCGGGCATTAATCGAACGCGGAGTGACCGCGTATTTGAAGCAGCTTGCTTTTGCCGACCCTCTCGTGCGGTACACCCGCATCGCCGCAATCCTACTCGACATTCCGCCGATTATCGACTATTCGGAGCTGACTGTGAACGATGTCAGCGACCAAAATATCGAGATGACCGCCAGCCAGGTGGCTGTGCTGGGGACGGTGGATGTCTATGAGTAG
- a CDS encoding DUF2634 domain-containing protein produces MPSLFPETGMVWGDEEDLSGAASEEVRFGRSWRYDYDAGDFVLTPSGKVAAADAHEAWVQWCIKAVKTPRYRHVIYSRDYGSELEDLVGQGDSRGVMESEIARMVTETLLADPRTDAVDQFAFDWDREQCRFSCRVMSVQEETFILESEVI; encoded by the coding sequence ATGCCTAGTTTATTTCCGGAAACGGGTATGGTCTGGGGAGATGAAGAGGACTTGTCGGGTGCGGCTTCGGAGGAGGTACGTTTTGGACGGAGCTGGCGCTACGACTATGATGCCGGTGATTTTGTGCTGACCCCAAGCGGCAAAGTGGCTGCGGCAGACGCACATGAGGCGTGGGTCCAGTGGTGCATCAAGGCGGTGAAAACCCCGCGTTACAGACATGTGATCTACTCCCGAGACTATGGCTCGGAACTGGAGGATCTGGTGGGCCAGGGGGACAGCCGCGGTGTGATGGAAAGTGAGATTGCCCGGATGGTGACGGAAACGCTCCTCGCGGATCCGCGTACGGATGCGGTGGACCAGTTTGCCTTTGACTGGGACCGGGAGCAGTGCCGGTTTTCGTGCCGGGTGATGAGTGTGCAGGAAGAGACGTTTATTCTGGAAAGTGAGGTGATCTGA
- a CDS encoding phage portal protein: MTYKVIVDDKHDVTNLVETITLKDSLDQIAYQANIRLAVSASSGLPAISPGMPVRISGVPFGEKSMVHLLHPAVIWEMESSNSGTKRLSLTVYDRMIYLEKSEDEFLFPKDQTAVQRLKSYAKEWKIPLAAMPEIKTKLGKAVYRSQTIFAMMFADLKETAKSGGEMYHPRMTPGGLQLFKVGSNTKVHALDRLIDLTQLRTLEGAVTKVKVMAASESGGSGKEVPSKVLAIEQGDTEQLGTLQKLIEDDQVKTTGAAKKLAKSKLTGIQETFTVSVPDINTIRAGDAVTLKGLKLIVMSVSRDLSAGPGTMTLELGTAELVKRRVYLE; the protein is encoded by the coding sequence ATGACCTACAAAGTCATTGTCGATGACAAGCATGATGTCACCAACCTGGTCGAGACGATCACACTCAAGGATTCGCTGGATCAGATCGCCTACCAGGCGAACATTCGGCTGGCAGTGTCGGCTTCTTCCGGGCTGCCTGCGATTTCACCGGGAATGCCGGTACGGATCAGCGGGGTTCCTTTTGGCGAGAAATCAATGGTACATCTGCTGCATCCGGCAGTTATCTGGGAAATGGAAAGCTCAAACAGCGGCACAAAACGCTTGTCCCTCACGGTCTACGACCGGATGATTTATCTCGAAAAATCAGAGGACGAATTCCTCTTTCCCAAGGATCAGACCGCTGTGCAGCGGCTTAAATCGTACGCCAAGGAATGGAAAATTCCTCTGGCTGCAATGCCGGAAATCAAGACCAAGCTGGGCAAGGCGGTGTACCGGTCGCAGACGATTTTTGCAATGATGTTCGCCGACCTCAAAGAAACCGCTAAATCCGGGGGAGAGATGTACCATCCGCGGATGACGCCCGGCGGGCTGCAGCTGTTCAAGGTAGGGAGCAATACCAAGGTGCATGCTTTGGATCGGCTGATCGATCTGACGCAGCTGCGTACGCTGGAGGGGGCAGTCACCAAAGTAAAGGTGATGGCTGCGTCTGAATCTGGCGGTAGTGGCAAAGAGGTGCCTTCGAAAGTGCTGGCGATTGAGCAGGGGGATACAGAACAGCTGGGTACGCTGCAAAAACTGATCGAGGACGATCAGGTGAAAACAACCGGCGCCGCCAAAAAGCTGGCAAAAAGCAAGCTGACGGGTATCCAGGAGACATTTACGGTTTCGGTCCCGGATATCAATACCATTCGCGCCGGAGACGCGGTCACGCTCAAAGGGTTGAAGCTGATCGTCATGTCGGTCAGCCGTGATCTGTCGGCTGGGCCGGGCACAATGACGCTGGAGCTCGGTACGGCGGAGCTGGTAAAAAGGAGGGTTTACCTTGAGTAA
- a CDS encoding LysM peptidoglycan-binding domain-containing protein, producing MSFTLKDGSTSFQFPVNPEEVNISRSKGYETIQMLEHGEFDFAQGEKVKEITFSSFFPKEYDESYCTVTDIPDPRVAMNVLNTFLISKKPLRFIISGTGVNVPVFLISLNSSFRGGETGDIYFDLTLRTWRDSKVEKVGSGAAASKSSSRTDLKKTSRTYTVKAGDSLSKIAKLELGNSSKWNEIYKLNAKTIGSDPNRIKPGQKLVMP from the coding sequence ATGTCGTTCACGTTGAAGGACGGCAGCACTTCGTTTCAATTTCCGGTCAACCCGGAGGAGGTCAACATCTCCAGATCCAAGGGGTACGAAACAATCCAGATGCTGGAGCATGGCGAATTTGATTTTGCGCAGGGGGAGAAGGTGAAGGAGATCACCTTCTCTTCTTTTTTTCCCAAAGAGTACGACGAGTCCTATTGTACGGTGACGGACATTCCCGATCCGCGCGTGGCGATGAATGTGCTGAATACGTTCCTGATCTCCAAAAAGCCGCTGCGTTTCATCATTTCCGGGACCGGAGTGAATGTGCCGGTGTTTCTGATTTCGCTTAATTCGAGCTTCCGCGGCGGAGAGACGGGAGATATTTATTTTGACCTGACCCTGCGAACCTGGCGGGATTCCAAAGTGGAGAAGGTGGGTTCGGGGGCTGCCGCAAGTAAGTCTAGTTCACGAACAGATCTGAAAAAGACGAGCAGGACCTATACCGTCAAAGCCGGGGATTCTCTGTCAAAAATAGCGAAGCTTGAGCTGGGGAACAGTTCCAAATGGAACGAGATTTACAAGCTCAATGCCAAAACGATCGGCAGTGATCCGAACCGGATCAAGCCGGGGCAAAAGCTGGTGATGCCATGA
- a CDS encoding phage tail tube protein has translation MLDASRVILGTHGQLHMDGVWQTNINKLEASVEIEKRELNLVGNDWKVHKNGAKKGTGTMTGYKVTSDMIQRGFTKFQIISKLDDPESYGHESVLLKGCMVDKIQLANWTAGEEVPEETGFTFEGFELLNPIVAN, from the coding sequence ATGTTGGATGCATCAAGAGTGATTCTCGGTACACATGGTCAGCTGCATATGGATGGCGTATGGCAGACAAACATCAACAAGCTGGAGGCCAGCGTGGAGATTGAGAAGCGGGAGCTGAATCTGGTCGGCAATGACTGGAAAGTACATAAAAACGGAGCCAAAAAGGGTACAGGTACGATGACAGGTTACAAAGTCACATCCGATATGATCCAGCGTGGTTTCACTAAATTTCAGATTATCTCGAAGCTGGATGATCCCGAGTCGTATGGACATGAAAGTGTGCTGCTGAAGGGATGTATGGTGGATAAAATCCAGCTCGCCAACTGGACGGCAGGCGAGGAAGTGCCTGAGGAGACCGGATTTACTTTCGAAGGATTTGAGCTGCTGAATCCGATTGTGGCGAACTAG
- a CDS encoding phage tail sheath subtilisin-like domain-containing protein produces MAGGTWEQTNRPVLPGLYMNFQAAASSAIQAGSRGTVVVPVKANWGPVGTFVEIGSEAAIDRTFAANAGDNGTAYTSLKLALLGGPKKLLAYRVASSTAQAAALTLKDSDGADVLQLDAKYPGDRANGFYVTIQPGVIDNTKFEVRLFEGSRMLYALLTADVTAAALAKAMNADEQNIWITAKAIGDGTGEVANVSGAAFKGGVSGNDALTNAEYIALQGALEGEQFDVLALDHAADAALLASYAAWVKRVRGEGKPVMAVFGGSTADDTSATAAQKAATRSHTLNHEGVINVGTGVRLGDAFYSSAQTSAYVAGLIAGQRLNESTTYAAAPFDDVTRRWTRAEQEQAVQNGVFIFFHDGRRVKALRGVNTLVTPAAGQNNAWKKIRSIRVMDAINTDLQRSAEDTYIGKVNNTEEGRQALIGAMKAYLALLAQSNVIEAEGYDVVLDPAYYGASPVLKPEADQVFLQWNVKLTDVMEQLFGTFYVQ; encoded by the coding sequence ATGGCAGGTGGAACATGGGAGCAAACCAATCGTCCGGTACTTCCGGGCTTATATATGAATTTTCAGGCGGCAGCGTCTTCGGCCATTCAGGCAGGCAGTCGTGGAACCGTTGTTGTGCCGGTGAAGGCTAATTGGGGTCCAGTTGGCACATTTGTGGAAATTGGCAGTGAAGCAGCCATTGATCGTACGTTTGCGGCAAATGCAGGGGATAACGGGACGGCGTATACGTCTCTGAAGCTGGCTTTGCTGGGCGGCCCGAAGAAGCTGCTTGCATATCGTGTCGCAAGTTCGACCGCCCAAGCAGCTGCTCTGACGTTGAAGGATAGTGACGGTGCGGATGTGCTGCAGCTTGATGCGAAATATCCGGGCGACCGTGCCAATGGATTCTATGTGACGATCCAGCCGGGTGTCATTGATAATACGAAGTTTGAAGTGCGTCTGTTTGAAGGAAGCCGCATGCTGTACGCGCTCCTGACGGCAGACGTTACGGCGGCTGCTCTGGCCAAAGCGATGAATGCGGATGAGCAGAATATCTGGATCACAGCTAAGGCGATTGGAGATGGGACAGGAGAGGTTGCGAACGTATCGGGTGCGGCGTTCAAAGGCGGCGTAAGTGGAAACGATGCGCTGACTAATGCGGAATATATTGCTCTGCAGGGAGCACTGGAAGGGGAGCAGTTCGATGTGCTGGCACTGGATCATGCGGCAGATGCAGCACTGCTTGCCAGCTATGCTGCATGGGTGAAGCGTGTGCGCGGTGAAGGTAAACCCGTGATGGCTGTATTTGGCGGCTCCACAGCAGATGACACTTCGGCGACTGCAGCTCAGAAGGCGGCGACACGTTCACATACACTGAACCATGAAGGTGTGATTAATGTGGGCACGGGCGTGCGTTTGGGCGATGCGTTCTACAGCTCTGCTCAAACATCCGCTTATGTAGCGGGTCTTATTGCCGGACAGCGTCTCAATGAATCGACAACGTATGCGGCAGCGCCGTTTGATGATGTCACCCGCCGCTGGACACGCGCCGAACAGGAGCAGGCTGTACAGAATGGGGTATTTATTTTCTTCCACGATGGCCGCCGGGTTAAAGCGCTTCGCGGTGTGAACACCCTGGTAACACCAGCTGCCGGACAGAATAATGCCTGGAAAAAAATTCGTTCCATCCGTGTAATGGATGCAATCAATACGGATCTGCAGCGTTCCGCAGAAGATACGTATATCGGCAAAGTGAATAATACGGAGGAAGGTCGTCAGGCACTCATTGGTGCGATGAAGGCCTATTTGGCGCTGCTGGCACAGAGCAATGTCATTGAAGCCGAAGGGTATGACGTCGTTCTCGACCCGGCATATTACGGTGCCTCCCCGGTGCTGAAACCGGAGGCAGATCAGGTCTTCCTGCAGTGGAACGTGAAGCTGACGGATGTGATGGAGCAGCTGTTCGGTACGTTTTACGTGCAGTAA
- a CDS encoding DUF4127 family protein, whose product MKTVLYVPLDDRPANLDDVIVQGQAAGLHIITPDLKDIKNRLDTEKTTDGTTLLGTSAPIYGHPSRIYDFVLKHASKVDGFIISSDMLAYGGLIGSRQLREDGGGTYPAYDEQTTHLLDVIRDIKTKYPRKPLFVMDTIMRLATTSFADGLALDAYNESRALMQQPRQTYTEFEDIIEGYNVSPASEAYGDTTYFDKQKYYNTRQHKFKTNRYILDQLARTGYIDFLAVGVDDANTQGVQINEIKYVEARINEWLGGTDGQNPDRAIILPDADGLGHALVARMANQLFRGGAKTKYGVKYFGPHGSTIINTYEYMDVHQNILHHVDIVGGVVIEDAADTAVDMEVIAVTALDQVQAAVERLALNGEQGLPSILIDFVGKGPANVDVAEALLNSPYTGRVLGYSAWNTPGNKIGLAVGMAQSRYALITTEKHEHKLREAMNAHGSLLFKRFLKDYSYKAVAIADVRTYSRAHALYTNAATLADQNMALFNSDEDYAHLQSLLRDLMQTHTAELASRPAFQQGNPAVRQICNGQLTYAVYNGALLEYNNPDFIWGRAFEITLSPKVRLN is encoded by the coding sequence ATGAAAACAGTATTGTATGTTCCACTCGATGATCGTCCCGCGAATTTGGATGACGTAATTGTACAAGGGCAAGCAGCCGGTCTTCACATCATTACACCTGACCTGAAGGATATCAAAAATCGTTTGGATACGGAAAAGACGACAGACGGTACCACGCTTCTCGGTACTTCCGCACCCATTTACGGGCATCCGTCCAGAATTTATGATTTTGTACTCAAACACGCGTCCAAGGTGGATGGTTTTATTATTTCTTCCGACATGCTTGCCTACGGCGGACTGATTGGCAGTCGTCAGCTTCGGGAAGACGGTGGGGGGACGTACCCGGCGTATGATGAGCAAACTACTCATCTGCTGGATGTTATTCGCGACATTAAAACAAAGTACCCGCGTAAACCGCTGTTTGTGATGGACACGATTATGCGGCTTGCGACGACTTCATTCGCCGATGGCCTGGCGCTTGATGCGTATAATGAATCCCGTGCGCTGATGCAGCAGCCGCGCCAGACCTACACTGAATTTGAAGATATTATTGAAGGGTATAACGTATCTCCAGCGAGTGAGGCATACGGGGATACGACCTATTTTGATAAGCAGAAATATTACAATACAAGGCAGCACAAGTTCAAAACGAATCGTTACATTCTGGATCAGCTGGCCCGCACGGGTTATATCGATTTTCTTGCTGTTGGTGTGGATGATGCCAATACGCAGGGCGTTCAGATTAATGAAATCAAGTATGTGGAAGCACGAATTAATGAATGGCTCGGCGGAACGGATGGTCAGAATCCGGATCGGGCAATCATACTGCCGGATGCAGACGGGTTGGGGCATGCTTTGGTCGCGCGAATGGCGAATCAGCTGTTCCGCGGTGGGGCTAAGACAAAGTATGGGGTAAAATACTTCGGCCCGCACGGTTCTACAATTATCAACACCTACGAATATATGGACGTACACCAAAATATCCTGCACCATGTCGATATTGTGGGTGGTGTAGTCATTGAGGATGCGGCTGATACCGCAGTGGACATGGAGGTTATCGCTGTAACGGCACTGGATCAGGTGCAGGCGGCTGTAGAGCGTCTGGCGTTAAATGGAGAACAGGGACTTCCATCCATCCTGATTGATTTTGTGGGTAAAGGGCCTGCGAATGTCGATGTGGCTGAAGCGCTCCTGAACAGTCCATATACCGGACGGGTGCTTGGTTATAGTGCCTGGAACACGCCGGGGAACAAAATCGGACTTGCCGTAGGGATGGCACAATCGAGATATGCGCTGATCACCACGGAAAAGCATGAACATAAGCTGCGGGAAGCGATGAATGCACATGGTTCGCTGCTGTTTAAACGATTTTTGAAGGATTACAGCTACAAAGCGGTGGCTATTGCCGATGTTCGCACCTATTCACGTGCTCACGCCCTGTATACCAATGCGGCCACGCTGGCGGATCAAAATATGGCACTGTTCAATTCGGATGAGGATTATGCTCATCTGCAAAGCCTGCTGCGTGATCTGATGCAGACCCACACTGCTGAACTGGCAAGTAGACCAGCCTTCCAGCAGGGGAATCCCGCCGTTCGCCAGATCTGTAACGGGCAGCTGACGTATGCGGTTTACAACGGTGCACTGCTGGAATACAATAACCCAGATTTCATTTGGGGCCGTGCATTTGAGATTACATTGAGCCCTAAGGTGAGATTAAACTAG
- a CDS encoding ring-cleaving dioxygenase, whose product MIIEEVLFYTVKLEELHHFYGVTLGMPVSELQPSEGTFTLQAGTTRMVFKQWSTASEAANRTVEPFYHFAWMIPRNQFQEAKQWAASRVTLSTDGERDETYSNNWDSHSLYFEDPAGNIVELIAHHRENNEQQRAFSAAAILQVCEIGLVSEDVPAAVKELDKVGLARWGEGSDTFSPVGDRRGLFIVVKQERVWFFSSQKALIFPLEAVIRDVGRLQFDGNGRLCRQPSTLVRHF is encoded by the coding sequence ATGATCATTGAAGAGGTGTTATTTTATACCGTGAAGCTGGAGGAACTGCACCATTTCTATGGGGTTACGCTGGGTATGCCGGTGTCCGAACTCCAACCTTCGGAAGGGACGTTCACGCTGCAGGCAGGAACAACCAGGATGGTATTCAAGCAGTGGAGCACCGCGTCTGAAGCGGCGAATAGAACGGTAGAGCCGTTTTACCATTTTGCCTGGATGATTCCGCGCAATCAGTTTCAGGAAGCCAAGCAGTGGGCGGCATCACGTGTAACGCTAAGTACAGATGGGGAGCGGGATGAAACGTATTCGAACAATTGGGATTCTCATTCATTGTATTTTGAAGATCCCGCCGGAAATATTGTAGAGCTGATCGCCCATCATCGGGAAAATAATGAGCAGCAGCGTGCATTCTCGGCAGCAGCTATCCTGCAGGTGTGTGAGATTGGACTGGTTTCGGAGGATGTACCGGCTGCGGTGAAAGAACTGGATAAGGTCGGACTGGCTCGCTGGGGCGAGGGCAGTGATACCTTCTCTCCGGTAGGCGACCGAAGAGGTTTGTTTATCGTGGTGAAGCAGGAACGAGTCTGGTTTTTCTCATCTCAAAAGGCACTGATCTTCCCCCTGGAAGCTGTAATCCGCGACGTGGGCAGGCTTCAATTTGATGGGAATGGAAGATTATGCCGCCAGCCGAGTACCCTTGTACGACATTTTTAA
- a CDS encoding VOC family protein, with protein MIKGIYETHLNVTNLEKSHHFYEKVLGLTHAHGQPERGVSFYWVGGERNAMLGLWEKDPAQVQRQHFAFHVSLEDMKHAVEYLENKGIATRNFQDDDIGELYVFGWMPAVSVYFADPDGHSLEFIAVLPDEARPELGLVPWSEWEKLQGRSV; from the coding sequence ATGATTAAGGGCATATATGAAACCCATCTTAATGTTACGAATCTGGAGAAGTCACATCATTTCTATGAAAAGGTACTGGGATTGACTCATGCACATGGACAACCGGAGCGCGGAGTTTCGTTCTATTGGGTAGGCGGCGAGCGTAATGCGATGCTGGGGCTGTGGGAGAAGGACCCTGCTCAGGTGCAGCGCCAGCACTTTGCTTTTCACGTGTCTCTGGAGGATATGAAACATGCGGTTGAATATCTGGAAAACAAGGGCATTGCCACTCGCAATTTTCAGGATGACGATATTGGGGAGTTATATGTGTTTGGCTGGATGCCGGCGGTGTCCGTCTATTTTGCCGACCCGGATGGTCACTCCCTGGAATTTATCGCTGTGCTGCCCGATGAAGCAAGGCCTGAACTGGGCTTGGTGCCGTGGAGTGAATGGGAGAAGCTGCAGGGAAGAAGCGTATGA